A single Streptomyces sp. 2114.4 DNA region contains:
- a CDS encoding nuclear transport factor 2 family protein: protein METEALDPMECLLAERACERLIVEFVRRLDLGDPASVADLFTPDGVWEWPHGDRRVQGRGALRDYFGARPADRLSRRMCTNILVTVTASTTATATTYFATYRVDGCQEGMVPSRPPTQVGHYEDTFRKVDGVWLLATRTTFLPFAGPTERLGDPGGS, encoded by the coding sequence ATGGAAACCGAAGCTCTTGACCCCATGGAATGCCTGCTCGCCGAGCGGGCCTGCGAGCGCCTGATCGTCGAATTCGTCCGCCGGCTCGACCTCGGGGACCCGGCATCGGTGGCGGATCTGTTCACCCCCGACGGGGTCTGGGAGTGGCCGCACGGCGACCGCCGGGTGCAGGGGCGGGGCGCGCTCCGCGACTACTTCGGCGCGCGGCCCGCGGACCGGCTGTCGCGCCGTATGTGCACCAACATCCTGGTCACCGTCACTGCTTCGACGACGGCCACCGCCACCACCTACTTCGCGACCTACCGGGTCGACGGCTGCCAAGAGGGCATGGTGCCGTCGAGGCCGCCGACCCAAGTGGGGCACTACGAGGACACCTTCCGCAAGGTCGACGGCGTCTGGCTCCTCGCCACCCGGACCACGTTCCTGCCCTTCGCCGGTCCGACGGAACGACTCGGGGACCCCGGCGGATCGTGA
- a CDS encoding DUF4166 domain-containing protein: protein MTSIFQRVLGADFDRLHPRVQRRFSVGLDSGEACIGRGTMDRIWHGRSFVRPFLALGGSRNILVPQAGRDVPFVIENVPYTDSFGRETVTFVRTFAFPRRPRRFDATMVFSPERGCVVDYLGTHQHLATDLHFTVDDSGALIVRSGAHRFREGPVDVRVPDLIGGDAVVRESYDEAAGRFRIQVRVGNRRFGPLFGYEGSFTAEFVNAAERGVRAGLRPVREEARA from the coding sequence ATGACCTCGATATTCCAACGTGTCCTGGGCGCCGACTTCGACCGGCTCCACCCCCGCGTCCAGCGGCGTTTCTCCGTCGGGCTGGACAGCGGTGAGGCGTGCATCGGGCGGGGCACGATGGACCGCATCTGGCACGGCCGCAGCTTCGTCCGGCCGTTCCTGGCCCTCGGCGGCAGCCGCAACATCCTCGTCCCGCAGGCCGGCCGGGACGTCCCCTTCGTCATCGAGAACGTCCCGTACACGGACTCCTTCGGCCGCGAAACCGTCACCTTCGTACGGACCTTCGCCTTCCCCCGCCGCCCCCGCCGCTTCGACGCCACCATGGTCTTCAGCCCCGAGCGCGGCTGTGTCGTCGACTACCTCGGCACCCACCAGCACCTCGCCACCGACCTGCACTTCACCGTGGACGACAGCGGGGCCCTGATCGTCCGCTCCGGCGCGCACCGTTTCCGGGAGGGGCCGGTCGACGTCCGGGTGCCGGACCTGATCGGGGGCGACGCCGTGGTGCGGGAGTCGTACGACGAGGCGGCCGGGCGCTTCCGGATCCAGGTGCGGGTCGGCAACCGGCGGTTCGGCCCGCTCTTCGGCTACGAGGGGTCCTTCACCGCCGAGTTCGTGAACGCCGCCGAGCGCGGGGTGCGCGCCGGGCTGCGGCCGGTGCGCGAGGAGGCCCGGGCGTGA
- a CDS encoding TetR/AcrR family transcriptional regulator, with the protein MSADDTRTKLLAGALRTLTEQGLAKTSARTIATAAGVNQALVFYHFGSVDELLAAACRYGAEQRVAHYRERFARVGSLAEFLELGRELHAEERAAGHVAVLAQLLAGAQTQPRLAPATAAGLASWIEEIETVLARVLAGTPIAAFVDVAGLSRALAAGFVGLELYEGVDPDGALAALDALEQLSGLVGVLEDLGPVAQRAVRARLRRSTARRG; encoded by the coding sequence GTGAGCGCCGACGACACCCGTACGAAACTGCTCGCCGGTGCGCTGCGGACGCTCACCGAACAGGGCCTCGCCAAGACCTCGGCCCGCACCATCGCCACCGCCGCAGGCGTCAACCAGGCCCTGGTCTTCTACCACTTCGGCAGCGTCGACGAACTCCTCGCCGCCGCCTGCCGGTACGGCGCGGAGCAGCGCGTCGCGCACTACCGCGAACGCTTCGCCCGGGTCGGCAGCCTCGCCGAATTCCTGGAGCTGGGCCGGGAACTGCATGCCGAGGAGCGTGCCGCCGGTCATGTCGCCGTTCTGGCCCAGCTCCTGGCCGGTGCCCAGACCCAGCCCCGCCTCGCCCCCGCGACCGCCGCCGGACTCGCCTCGTGGATCGAGGAGATCGAAACGGTGCTGGCCCGGGTACTGGCCGGGACGCCGATCGCCGCCTTCGTGGACGTCGCCGGCCTCTCCCGGGCGCTCGCCGCGGGCTTCGTCGGCCTGGAACTGTACGAGGGCGTGGACCCGGACGGGGCGCTCGCCGCCCTGGACGCACTGGAGCAACTGTCCGGGCTGGTCGGCGTGCTGGAGGACCTGGGACCGGTCGCCCAGCGGGCCGTACGCGCCCGTCTTCGGCGCAGTACGGCCCGGCGGGGGTAG
- a CDS encoding helix-turn-helix transcriptional regulator has translation MTFAPEQLEQSTQRLAAKLKELRKTAGLSGDRLAARCNISQSKVSRIENAKVRPSLVDIEQILKALDASPEVVAEVAQLARIAHTEWRNLRELRRKGLGTRQAELKALESSCTHMRYFLLSMITGLLATPAYARASLANSPVDTSKAVAGKLERQAILYDQSKRFTFLLTEQAVRWPVVPPLALAEQMDRLASLTHLPNIRIGVIPVGTPTETTPLNTFTIYDSSLATVETMTGSLVLRDGRDIKSYLNDFTHYEKCALFGDQVREKLADWAAVCRS, from the coding sequence GTGACGTTCGCGCCAGAGCAGTTGGAGCAGTCCACACAGCGCCTGGCTGCCAAACTGAAAGAGCTACGCAAAACAGCCGGTCTCTCAGGGGACCGGCTCGCTGCGCGTTGCAATATCTCCCAGTCCAAGGTAAGCCGCATCGAGAATGCAAAGGTACGCCCTTCACTCGTCGACATAGAGCAGATCCTCAAAGCGCTGGACGCCTCCCCCGAGGTGGTCGCAGAGGTTGCTCAGTTGGCCAGGATCGCCCATACGGAATGGCGGAATCTTCGGGAGCTGCGCCGTAAGGGGCTGGGGACGCGTCAGGCGGAGCTCAAAGCACTCGAATCTTCCTGTACCCATATGCGGTACTTCCTGCTTTCCATGATCACCGGACTGCTGGCCACCCCCGCATACGCACGAGCCAGCCTGGCCAACTCCCCCGTGGACACCAGCAAGGCAGTGGCCGGAAAGCTGGAAAGGCAAGCGATCCTCTACGACCAGTCGAAGCGATTCACGTTTCTGCTGACAGAACAGGCAGTCAGGTGGCCCGTGGTCCCTCCGCTCGCTTTGGCTGAGCAGATGGACCGGCTGGCCTCCCTCACTCACTTGCCCAACATCCGCATCGGCGTGATACCTGTCGGCACCCCTACAGAAACCACGCCTTTGAACACCTTCACGATCTATGACTCATCGCTGGCCACCGTTGAAACCATGACCGGGAGCCTCGTTCTTCGTGATGGGCGAGACATCAAAAGCTATCTGAACGATTTCACGCACTATGAGAAGTGCGCACTGTTCGGAGATCAAGTGCGGGAAAAGCTCGCCGATTGGGCGGCGGTATGCCGTTCATGA
- a CDS encoding DUF6879 family protein, with the protein MFLDGDEWRAKFRDFRMEAWRLETLPRYLVPQEAEEIEEFRAGKRIDPDTFSCDYTERLRKQGSEGRRQGRVHVVTHPLSEYLDFEFSRYYRPHVRAGEDIRILDVTDRENPLPEVQDFWMFDRSTVVLMHYEPDGTQISREVYEGDPAPFIEYQRIAVAASVPFLEYVKE; encoded by the coding sequence GTGTTCTTGGATGGTGATGAGTGGCGGGCGAAGTTTCGCGACTTCCGGATGGAGGCCTGGCGACTGGAGACCCTTCCCCGATATCTCGTACCGCAAGAGGCGGAAGAGATCGAAGAGTTCCGGGCAGGGAAACGAATCGATCCGGATACATTTTCCTGTGATTACACCGAACGCCTCAGAAAGCAGGGAAGCGAAGGACGGCGGCAGGGGCGCGTCCATGTAGTGACTCACCCTCTCTCCGAGTATCTGGATTTCGAGTTCTCTCGCTACTACAGGCCGCACGTCCGCGCCGGTGAGGACATCCGGATCCTTGATGTGACCGACCGGGAGAACCCACTTCCCGAAGTTCAGGACTTCTGGATGTTCGACCGGTCCACCGTCGTCCTCATGCACTACGAGCCGGATGGCACCCAGATCAGCCGTGAGGTGTACGAGGGAGACCCTGCCCCGTTCATCGAGTATCAGCGCATTGCGGTGGCCGCGTCCGTTCCGTTCCTGGAGTACGTGAAGGAGTGA
- a CDS encoding fumarate hydratase gives MPEFAYTDLLPVGEDTTPYRLVTAEGVSTFEADGRTFLKVEPEALRKLAAEAMHDISHYLRPAHLAQLRKILDDPEASGNDRFVALDLLKNANIAAAGVLPMCQDTGTAIVMGKRGQNVLTEGGDEAALSRGIYDAYTQLNLRYSQMAPLTMWDEKNTGSNLPAQIELYATDGGAYKFLFMAKGGGSANKSFLFQETKAVLNEASMMKFLEQKIRSLGTAACPPYHLAIVVGGTSAEYAMKTAKYASAHYLDELPSEGSPTGHGFRDKELEEKVFELTQKIGIGAQFGGKYFCHDVRVVRLPRHGASCPVAIAVSCSADRQAVAKITAEGVFLEQLETDPARFLPETTEEELTEGAGPDLDAVAIDLNRPMDDVLAELTKHPVKTRLSLTGTLVVARDIAHAKIKERLDAGDEMPQYLKDHPVYYAGPAKTPEGYASGSFGPTTAGRMDAYVEQFQAAGGSKVMLAKGNRSQQVTDACATHGGFYLGSIGGPAARLAQDCIKKVEVLEYEELGMEAVWKIEVENFPAFIVVDDKGNDFFQDPAPAPTFTSIPVRSGS, from the coding sequence ATGCCGGAATTCGCCTACACCGACCTTCTCCCCGTAGGTGAGGACACCACCCCGTACCGCCTCGTCACCGCGGAGGGCGTGAGCACCTTCGAGGCCGACGGGCGGACGTTCCTCAAGGTCGAGCCGGAGGCGCTGCGCAAGCTGGCCGCCGAGGCGATGCACGACATTTCGCACTACCTGCGCCCGGCCCACCTCGCCCAGCTCCGCAAGATCCTGGACGACCCCGAGGCCAGCGGCAACGACCGCTTCGTCGCGCTCGACCTGCTGAAGAACGCCAACATCGCCGCCGCGGGCGTCCTGCCCATGTGCCAGGACACCGGCACCGCGATCGTCATGGGCAAGCGCGGCCAGAACGTGCTGACCGAGGGCGGCGACGAGGCGGCCCTCTCCCGCGGCATCTACGACGCCTACACCCAGCTGAACCTGCGCTACTCGCAGATGGCCCCGCTGACGATGTGGGACGAGAAGAACACCGGCTCCAACCTCCCGGCCCAGATCGAGCTGTACGCGACCGACGGCGGCGCCTACAAGTTCCTCTTCATGGCCAAGGGCGGCGGCAGCGCCAACAAGTCCTTCCTCTTCCAGGAGACCAAGGCGGTCCTCAACGAGGCCTCCATGATGAAGTTCCTGGAGCAGAAGATCCGTTCGCTCGGTACGGCCGCCTGCCCGCCGTACCACCTCGCGATCGTCGTCGGCGGCACCTCGGCCGAGTACGCGATGAAGACCGCCAAGTACGCCTCCGCGCACTACCTCGACGAGCTGCCCTCAGAAGGCTCCCCCACCGGCCACGGCTTCCGTGACAAGGAGCTGGAGGAGAAGGTCTTCGAGCTGACGCAGAAGATCGGCATCGGCGCGCAGTTCGGCGGCAAGTACTTCTGCCACGACGTCCGCGTCGTCCGCCTGCCCCGCCACGGCGCGTCCTGCCCGGTCGCCATCGCCGTCTCCTGCTCCGCGGACCGCCAGGCCGTCGCGAAGATCACCGCCGAGGGCGTCTTCCTGGAGCAGCTGGAGACCGACCCGGCCCGCTTCCTCCCGGAGACGACGGAGGAGGAGCTGACCGAGGGCGCCGGCCCCGACCTCGACGCGGTCGCCATCGACCTCAACCGCCCCATGGACGACGTCCTGGCCGAGCTGACCAAGCACCCGGTCAAGACCCGCCTCTCCCTCACCGGCACCCTGGTCGTCGCCCGCGACATCGCCCACGCGAAGATCAAGGAGCGGCTGGACGCCGGCGACGAGATGCCGCAGTACCTCAAGGACCACCCGGTCTACTACGCGGGCCCGGCCAAGACGCCCGAGGGCTACGCCTCCGGCTCCTTCGGCCCGACCACGGCCGGCCGGATGGACGCCTACGTCGAGCAGTTCCAGGCGGCCGGCGGCTCCAAGGTCATGCTGGCCAAGGGCAACCGCTCCCAGCAGGTCACCGACGCCTGCGCCACGCACGGCGGCTTCTACCTCGGCTCCATCGGCGGCCCGGCCGCGCGCCTGGCCCAGGACTGCATCAAGAAGGTCGAGGTCCTGGAGTACGAGGAGCTGGGCATGGAGGCGGTCTGGAAGATCGAGGTCGAGAACTTCCCGGCCTTCATCGTCGTCGACGACAAGGGCAACGACTTCTTCCAGGACCCGGCACCGGCACCTACGTTCACGAGCATTCCGGTGCGGTCGGGGAGCTGA
- a CDS encoding DUF1707 domain-containing protein → MDADNGGRPGPENPPGPLQKQDERGERQPVKQPVNMTKPPSAHSGQSAPSAVAEADIRASDADRDRVAEILREALAEGRLDPQEHAERIDTVYRAKTMGELEPVIRDLPAAGAGRGHQGPDAYVHGPRAPVPDQNLVAIFSASVRKGRWQAPARINAFALFGSVEIDLTEAVFPQQQVQINVTAVFGSVEIRVPENITLRSSGSGILGNFEIETHDAEDGNAPQILVNGYAVLGSVEAKPKRGAWIRDLRDRVWEGHRALRHELREERRERHHQLRHDRQEWQERLRAARRERRDRFR, encoded by the coding sequence GTGGATGCAGACAACGGGGGACGACCGGGCCCCGAGAACCCGCCCGGACCGCTTCAGAAGCAGGACGAACGGGGGGAGCGGCAGCCGGTGAAGCAGCCGGTGAACATGACCAAGCCGCCGTCCGCGCACTCCGGGCAGTCCGCGCCGTCCGCGGTGGCCGAGGCGGACATCCGGGCGTCCGATGCCGACCGCGACCGGGTCGCCGAGATCCTTCGCGAGGCGCTGGCCGAGGGCCGGCTGGACCCGCAGGAGCACGCCGAGCGGATCGACACGGTCTACCGTGCCAAGACCATGGGTGAACTGGAGCCCGTCATACGGGATCTGCCCGCGGCGGGTGCCGGCCGCGGGCATCAGGGCCCGGACGCGTATGTCCACGGCCCCCGCGCCCCGGTCCCGGACCAGAACCTCGTCGCGATCTTCAGCGCCTCCGTCCGCAAGGGCCGGTGGCAGGCCCCCGCGCGGATCAACGCCTTCGCGCTCTTCGGCAGCGTCGAGATCGATCTGACCGAGGCGGTCTTCCCGCAGCAGCAGGTCCAGATCAATGTCACGGCCGTCTTCGGCAGCGTGGAGATCCGGGTCCCGGAGAACATCACCCTGCGCAGCAGCGGCTCCGGCATCCTCGGCAACTTCGAGATCGAGACCCATGATGCCGAGGACGGCAACGCCCCGCAGATCCTGGTCAACGGCTATGCCGTACTGGGCAGCGTGGAGGCCAAACCCAAGCGTGGCGCCTGGATCCGAGATCTGCGCGACCGGGTGTGGGAGGGCCACCGGGCGCTGCGCCACGAGTTGCGCGAGGAGCGGCGTGAACGGCACCACCAACTGCGCCACGACCGCCAGGAGTGGCAGGAACGGCTGCGCGCCGCACGGCGTGAGCGCCGGGACCGGTTCCGGTAA
- a CDS encoding WhiB family transcriptional regulator, with protein MLLPHQPLQDAAVVPSQQVPDRDEAGPWHSEAVCRRDEAGLFFAPSKEPTAARLAREEAAKRVCARCPVMVECREHALLQPEPYGVWGGLTAAERRVVLTRRRRREAELQRAAHMPAAG; from the coding sequence GTGCTGCTACCGCATCAGCCCCTGCAGGATGCCGCTGTCGTTCCGTCCCAGCAAGTGCCTGATCGCGACGAGGCCGGCCCCTGGCATTCGGAGGCGGTGTGCCGCCGGGACGAAGCCGGGCTGTTCTTCGCCCCGTCCAAGGAGCCGACCGCCGCGCGGCTGGCCAGGGAAGAAGCCGCGAAGCGGGTCTGCGCCCGCTGTCCCGTGATGGTCGAATGCCGGGAGCATGCGCTGCTCCAGCCCGAGCCGTACGGCGTCTGGGGCGGTCTGACCGCGGCCGAGCGCCGGGTCGTACTGACCCGTCGGCGGCGCCGGGAGGCCGAGCTCCAGCGAGCCGCCCATATGCCGGCGGCCGGATAG
- the glpX gene encoding class II fructose-bisphosphatase codes for MSEHHLPSQLEVSPEAPDRNLALELVRVTEAGAMASGRWVGRGDKNGADGAAVKAMRALIHTVSMNGVVVIGEGEKDNAPMLYNGERVGDGTGAECDVAVDPVDGTTLTAKGMANAVSVMAVAERGSMFDPSAVFYMDKLATGPEAADFVDITAPVAVNIKRIAKAKKSAVEDVTVVILDRPRHDGLVKEVREAGARIKFIADGDVAGAIMAAREGTGVDLLLGIGGTPEGIIAACALKCLGGAFQGKLWPKDDEERQRALDAGHDLDKVLEIGDLVRGDNVFFVATGITDGELLRGVRYRAENAYTQSLVMRSKSGTIRQIDSQHRLSKLRAYSSVDFERPS; via the coding sequence ATGAGCGAGCATCATCTCCCGTCCCAACTCGAGGTCAGCCCCGAGGCGCCGGACCGCAACCTCGCCCTGGAACTCGTCCGGGTCACCGAGGCCGGCGCCATGGCATCGGGCCGCTGGGTGGGGCGAGGTGACAAGAACGGCGCGGACGGCGCGGCGGTGAAGGCCATGCGCGCCCTGATCCACACCGTCTCGATGAACGGCGTCGTGGTCATCGGAGAGGGCGAGAAGGACAACGCCCCGATGCTCTACAACGGCGAGCGCGTGGGTGACGGCACCGGCGCGGAGTGCGACGTGGCCGTGGACCCGGTGGACGGGACGACGCTGACCGCCAAGGGCATGGCGAACGCCGTGTCCGTGATGGCGGTGGCCGAGCGCGGCTCGATGTTCGACCCGTCCGCGGTCTTCTACATGGACAAGCTCGCCACGGGCCCGGAGGCGGCGGACTTCGTCGACATCACGGCGCCGGTGGCCGTGAACATCAAGCGCATCGCGAAGGCGAAGAAGTCCGCGGTCGAGGACGTCACCGTGGTCATCCTGGACCGGCCCCGTCACGACGGCCTGGTCAAGGAGGTCCGGGAGGCCGGGGCCCGGATCAAGTTCATCGCCGACGGCGATGTCGCCGGCGCGATCATGGCGGCCCGTGAGGGCACCGGCGTGGACCTGCTGCTCGGCATCGGCGGTACGCCCGAGGGCATCATCGCGGCCTGTGCGCTGAAGTGTCTGGGCGGCGCCTTCCAGGGCAAGCTGTGGCCCAAGGACGACGAGGAGCGGCAGCGGGCGCTGGATGCCGGGCACGACCTGGACAAGGTGCTGGAGATCGGCGACCTGGTCCGCGGCGACAACGTCTTCTTCGTCGCCACCGGCATCACCGACGGCGAACTGCTGCGCGGTGTGCGCTACCGCGCCGAGAACGCCTACACCCAGTCCCTGGTGATGCGCTCCAAGTCCGGCACCATCCGCCAGATCGATTCCCAGCACCGGCTGTCCAAGCTGCGTGCGTACAGCTCGGTGGACTTCGAGCGCCCCAGCTAG
- a CDS encoding DUF4245 domain-containing protein: MRGRQTVRDMVLSLAVIGILVGAIYLFIPHDESAEAARNAVKKVDYRVELITARRAAPYPVAAPEGLPKTWRATSVSYKANEDGKGGAWHLGMLDPEQEYAAVEQSDAVPRKFIQEVTLGATKAEGKQAVGSKKWDRYKGDKYNALVREEPGVTTVVTGTAPYGRLADLAAALVAKKS, translated from the coding sequence ATGCGAGGCAGGCAAACGGTGCGGGACATGGTCCTGTCACTGGCGGTGATCGGCATCCTCGTCGGGGCGATCTATCTCTTCATCCCGCACGACGAGAGCGCGGAAGCGGCGAGGAACGCGGTCAAGAAGGTCGACTACCGCGTCGAACTGATCACGGCCCGGCGGGCGGCGCCCTACCCGGTCGCCGCGCCCGAGGGGCTGCCCAAGACCTGGCGTGCCACCTCCGTCTCGTACAAGGCGAACGAGGACGGCAAGGGCGGTGCCTGGCACCTGGGCATGCTCGACCCGGAGCAGGAGTACGCGGCCGTCGAGCAGAGCGATGCCGTGCCGCGGAAGTTCATACAGGAGGTCACGCTCGGCGCGACCAAGGCCGAGGGCAAGCAGGCCGTCGGCAGCAAGAAGTGGGACCGCTACAAGGGCGACAAGTACAACGCGCTGGTCCGCGAGGAGCCCGGGGTGACCACGGTTGTCACCGGCACCGCGCCCTACGGGCGGCTCGCCGACCTGGCCGCCGCGCTGGTGGCGAAGAAGAGCTGA
- a CDS encoding malonic semialdehyde reductase — MSLALDAAAQDLLFREAQTANTFTDEPVTDEQVQAIYDLVKFGPTAFNQSPLRITLVRSQEARERLVNHAMGANGPKTLGAPLTAILSVDLDFHEKLPHLFPHAPGIKDTFFSEVARREIAGTQNATLQAGYFIVGIRAAGLAAGPMTGFDFTGIDKEFFGDGKQKSFLVINIGKPGTDAFFPRSPRLTFDEAVATV; from the coding sequence ATGTCTCTCGCCCTTGACGCCGCCGCTCAGGACCTCCTGTTCCGGGAGGCCCAGACCGCCAACACGTTCACGGACGAGCCGGTGACGGACGAGCAGGTCCAGGCCATCTACGACCTGGTGAAGTTCGGCCCGACCGCTTTCAACCAGTCGCCGCTGCGGATAACCCTGGTCCGCTCCCAGGAGGCCCGTGAGCGCCTGGTCAACCACGCCATGGGCGCCAACGGCCCGAAGACCCTCGGCGCGCCGCTGACCGCGATCCTCTCCGTGGACCTGGACTTCCACGAGAAGCTGCCGCACCTCTTCCCGCACGCCCCGGGCATCAAGGACACCTTCTTCTCCGAGGTCGCGCGCCGCGAGATCGCCGGGACCCAGAACGCCACCCTCCAGGCCGGTTACTTCATCGTCGGCATCCGCGCCGCCGGCCTGGCCGCCGGCCCGATGACCGGCTTCGACTTCACCGGCATCGACAAGGAGTTCTTCGGCGACGGCAAGCAGAAGTCGTTCCTCGTCATCAACATCGGCAAGCCGGGCACCGACGCGTTCTTCCCGCGCTCCCCGCGGCTGACCTTCGACGAGGCCGTCGCCACCGTCTGA
- a CDS encoding exodeoxyribonuclease VII small subunit codes for MAKAKTDGAADAEQGAAAGAAAPVESVESVDSTLGYEQARDELIEVVRSLEAGGTTLEESLALWERGEALAKVCRRWLDGARARLDAALAQSPEGPEAERA; via the coding sequence ATGGCGAAGGCGAAGACGGATGGCGCGGCGGACGCGGAGCAGGGTGCGGCGGCCGGCGCGGCGGCCCCGGTGGAGTCGGTGGAGTCGGTGGACTCCACGCTGGGCTATGAGCAGGCGCGGGACGAGCTGATCGAGGTCGTCCGCAGCCTGGAGGCGGGCGGCACGACGCTGGAGGAGTCGCTTGCGCTGTGGGAGCGCGGCGAGGCACTGGCGAAGGTCTGCCGACGCTGGCTGGACGGCGCACGGGCGCGGCTGGACGCGGCGCTGGCCCAGTCGCCGGAGGGGCCGGAGGCGGAGCGCGCGTAG